The candidate division WOR-3 bacterium genome contains a region encoding:
- a CDS encoding cob(I)yrinic acid a,c-diamide adenosyltransferase: protein MRITKVFTGKGDEGFSSYWKNKLERKDSKIFHALGDLDELNSLLGFCYFYSRDQDLKEEVEKLQKLIFIAGAQLIIPEEEKGPELNENIFKELEEKISKLSESLGPLKEFILPSGTLASLYFHLARAVSRRAERSVAALLDEFKSAKVVLKFLNRLSDYLFLLGREITRREGGYERTLGSFKP from the coding sequence TTGAGAATTACAAAGGTTTTCACAGGTAAGGGGGACGAGGGTTTTTCTTCTTACTGGAAAAACAAATTAGAAAGAAAGGATTCTAAAATATTCCATGCTCTTGGAGATTTAGATGAATTGAATTCACTTTTAGGATTTTGTTACTTTTACTCTCGGGATCAAGATTTAAAAGAGGAAGTTGAAAAACTCCAAAAACTTATCTTTATTGCAGGAGCTCAGCTTATTATTCCTGAAGAAGAAAAAGGTCCAGAATTGAATGAAAATATTTTTAAGGAACTTGAAGAAAAAATTTCTAAATTAAGTGAAAGTTTGGGTCCCCTTAAAGAGTTCATCCTACCATCAGGGACTTTGGCATCTTTATATTTTCATTTAGCAAGAGCTGTTTCAAGAAGAGCTGAGAGGAGTGTAGCTGCTCTTCTTGATGAATTTAAATCCGCTAAAGTTGTCCTAAAGTTTCTTAATAGATTATCTGATTATTTATTTTTGCTTGGAAGAGAAATTACAAGGAGGGAGGGTGGGTATGAAAGAACTCTCGGTTCTTTTAAACCCTAA
- the rpmA gene encoding 50S ribosomal protein L27, protein MAHKKGMGSSKNGRDSHSKYLGIKRWDGMFVKAGEVLVRQRGTRFWPGWNVKRGGDDTLFALKEGFVKFERKKNRVYVSVYTESELSN, encoded by the coding sequence ATGGCACACAAAAAAGGAATGGGTTCATCCAAAAATGGAAGGGATTCTCACTCTAAATACCTCGGAATAAAGAGATGGGACGGAATGTTTGTTAAAGCTGGAGAAGTGCTTGTCAGACAGAGAGGCACAAGATTCTGGCCTGGCTGGAATGTTAAAAGAGGGGGAGATGATACTTTATTTGCTTTAAAAGAAGGGTTTGTTAAATTTGAAAGGAAAAAGAATAGAGTTTATGTTTCTGTGTATACAGAAAGCGAACTTTCTAATTGA
- the rplU gene encoding 50S ribosomal protein L21, which produces MWAIIEFKGEQFFVKEGKRILVPLLPDVKEGDEIVIDKVLLLKENGKYKIGSPYLENVKVKARVLNPLKKLKKVIVFKMKPKKNYRRKKGHRQKVTEVKIEKIEI; this is translated from the coding sequence ATGTGGGCAATAATTGAATTTAAAGGAGAACAATTCTTTGTGAAAGAAGGAAAAAGAATTTTAGTTCCCCTTCTTCCTGATGTAAAAGAAGGGGATGAAATTGTTATTGATAAGGTCCTTTTACTTAAAGAGAATGGAAAATATAAAATAGGTTCACCTTATCTTGAGAATGTGAAAGTGAAAGCAAGGGTTTTGAATCCTTTGAAAAAGTTAAAAAAAGTAATTGTTTTTAAAATGAAACCCAAGAAAAATTATAGGAGAAAAAAAGGACACAGGCAGAAGGTTACAGAGGTTAAAATAGAGAAAATTGAAATTTAA
- a CDS encoding T9SS type A sorting domain-containing protein — protein sequence MRKSRVIKIALSIYDVSGRKVLNIINKEFEPGIYRIKFENKLNEGIYFAVLKGREKKVKKFTVLR from the coding sequence TTGAGAAAAAGCAGGGTAATAAAAATAGCACTTTCAATTTATGATGTTTCAGGAAGAAAGGTTTTAAATATTATAAATAAAGAGTTTGAGCCAGGGATTTACAGGATAAAATTTGAGAATAAATTAAATGAGGGAATATATTTTGCAGTTTTAAAAGGGAGGGAGAAAAAAGTTAAAAAGTTTACTGTTTTAAGATAA